The proteins below are encoded in one region of Serratia symbiotica:
- a CDS encoding helix-turn-helix transcriptional regulator, with protein MKDINLIPEKEVMMKLGISSRQTMYSYQKKYYFPKPVRTHPKAYLESAVNQWILNGGINQKAFS; from the coding sequence ATGAAAGATATCAATCTGATACCTGAAAAGGAAGTCATGATGAAACTTGGTATTTCATCACGACAAACAATGTACTCTTACCAGAAAAAGTACTATTTCCCCAAGCCTGTACGTACTCACCCTAAAGCTTATTTAGAAAGCGCTGTTAATCAGTGGATTCTAAATGGCGGCATCAACCAGAAAGCTTTTTCTTAA
- the bet gene encoding phage recombination protein Bet has translation MSTALSNMAGKLAERLGMDAGDDLVGVLKATAFSGEATDAQFTALLIVANQYGLNPFTKEIYAFPDKQNGIVPVVGVDGWARIINGHDQFDGMEFEQDIESCTCKIYRKDRNHPISVTEWMDECKREAFKSKSGYEVKGPWQSHPKRMLRHKAMIQCARLAFGFAGIYDKDEAERVIEGTTAEVNVGRESDSRRPELISKGEDAAKSGAESFKAFWLGLGNEERQIIGVIEKKRLYELSLKSESAEEAEFTEAE, from the coding sequence ATGAGTACCGCATTATCAAATATGGCCGGAAAGCTGGCTGAACGCCTCGGCATGGATGCCGGTGATGATCTGGTTGGCGTGTTAAAGGCAACCGCCTTTTCTGGCGAAGCTACCGATGCCCAGTTTACCGCATTACTCATCGTTGCCAATCAGTACGGGCTAAATCCATTCACGAAGGAAATCTACGCCTTCCCGGATAAACAGAATGGCATTGTCCCGGTGGTTGGCGTTGACGGGTGGGCACGGATCATTAACGGGCACGACCAGTTCGACGGGATGGAATTCGAACAGGATATAGAATCCTGCACATGCAAAATTTACCGGAAAGATCGCAATCACCCGATCAGCGTCACCGAGTGGATGGATGAATGTAAACGCGAAGCCTTTAAGTCTAAAAGTGGCTATGAGGTTAAAGGGCCGTGGCAGTCCCACCCGAAACGGATGCTGCGCCACAAGGCAATGATCCAGTGCGCACGTCTGGCCTTCGGCTTTGCCGGGATCTACGACAAGGACGAAGCCGAGCGCGTGATTGAGGGAACAACCGCTGAGGTGAATGTCGGCAGGGAAAGCGATTCCCGCCGCCCGGAACTTATCAGCAAAGGCGAAGATGCCGCTAAATCTGGTGCTGAATCCTTCAAAGCCTTCTGGCTTGGACTGGGTAATGAAGAGCGTCAGATCATTGGCGTTATCGAGAAAAAACGCCTCTACGAATTGAGCTTGAAAAGTGAAAGTGCTGAGGAAGCCGAATTTACGGAGGCAGAGTAA
- a CDS encoding lambda exonuclease family protein, whose protein sequence is MEQKSPEWFAARCGKVTASRLADVMARTKSGYSASRQNYMAELICQRLTGTREEGYSNSAMRRGNELEPVAREMYVLNQFDAEVSEVGFIPHPVIEGFGASPDGLVNDDGLIEIKCPNTWTHLETIKSGKPKRQYLLQMHAQMMCTDRKWCDFISYDDRLPPDLAYFQKRIIRDDELVIEIESEIKAFLGELEKELEIIKHYASEAA, encoded by the coding sequence ATGGAACAGAAATCACCTGAATGGTTTGCCGCTCGCTGCGGAAAGGTCACGGCCAGCCGTCTGGCTGATGTCATGGCGCGTACTAAATCTGGGTACAGTGCCAGCCGCCAGAATTACATGGCAGAACTTATCTGCCAGCGTCTGACTGGGACACGGGAAGAAGGATATTCCAACAGCGCCATGCGGCGTGGAAATGAGTTAGAGCCAGTTGCCCGTGAAATGTATGTGCTTAACCAATTCGATGCTGAGGTCTCTGAAGTGGGCTTTATACCCCACCCTGTTATCGAAGGATTTGGCGCAAGCCCGGATGGGCTGGTGAATGATGATGGACTCATAGAAATTAAATGCCCTAATACGTGGACGCACCTTGAAACCATCAAGTCCGGCAAACCCAAGCGTCAGTATCTCCTCCAGATGCACGCACAGATGATGTGTACCGACAGGAAATGGTGCGATTTCATCAGTTACGACGACCGACTTCCCCCTGATTTGGCCTACTTCCAGAAGCGCATTATTCGTGACGATGAGTTGGTTATCGAAATTGAATCGGAAATAAAAGCCTTTTTAGGTGAATTGGAGAAAGAGCTTGAAATCATTAAGCACTACGCCAGTGAGGCAGCATAA
- a CDS encoding YadA-like family protein translates to MNLKTTLTILAGFVCAVMTASAFSADGSINLDGGEANNVPSSKSTVIGNQNTVPQDNSVVIGQQNETKQYNTSENHPRIIIGDKNQANAGAIILGEGGVADEQSVVVGGDASKALGVAVGNGAKGGYNAVSVGQGATTEKASFGVAVGAESAALSSGPQGQGSVAVGTRATAGYGGVALGYGAYATNGGVALGTGSLTARFDEVNVGERFISGVKAGTSKTDAANVGQVQVSNANTLAVANAHSDTGNADTLRAARSHTDERETATNARTDALLKVEQTARNEAIANESLARRDGDAATLKSANDYTNWRVDTLNIDTADTLRQSQTYTDTRANEARYYTDNKFSQLNTRIERAEKRLHAGIAGVAAIASIPYVASNRFSYGVAVGNYQSANALAGGIQYKTSPNTTIRLNVSLDSSHNAALAVGVGGGW, encoded by the coding sequence ATGAATTTGAAAACAACGCTAACTATCTTAGCGGGATTTGTCTGTGCTGTCATGACAGCTTCCGCGTTTTCCGCTGACGGCTCTATTAACCTTGACGGCGGCGAGGCGAATAACGTGCCGAGCAGCAAAAGCACCGTTATCGGGAACCAGAACACGGTGCCACAGGATAATTCTGTGGTGATTGGGCAGCAGAACGAAACCAAACAGTACAACACCTCAGAAAATCATCCCCGGATTATCATCGGGGACAAGAACCAGGCGAACGCCGGGGCCATCATCCTGGGTGAGGGCGGGGTCGCCGATGAACAGAGTGTTGTAGTGGGCGGTGACGCCAGCAAGGCGCTGGGTGTCGCCGTGGGGAATGGTGCCAAAGGCGGCTATAACGCGGTCTCCGTTGGCCAGGGGGCCACGACTGAAAAAGCCAGCTTCGGCGTGGCCGTTGGGGCTGAGTCAGCCGCCCTGAGTTCTGGTCCACAGGGGCAAGGCTCGGTGGCAGTCGGCACCCGTGCGACCGCAGGCTACGGCGGGGTGGCGCTGGGCTACGGTGCATATGCTACAAACGGCGGGGTTGCGCTGGGAACCGGCTCCCTCACCGCAAGGTTTGATGAGGTCAATGTAGGTGAGCGCTTTATTAGCGGCGTCAAGGCAGGGACGTCAAAAACCGATGCCGCCAATGTGGGGCAGGTGCAGGTGTCCAATGCCAACACGCTGGCCGTGGCTAATGCTCACAGCGATACAGGGAATGCCGATACGCTGCGTGCTGCCAGGTCACACACGGACGAGCGTGAGACAGCCACCAATGCGCGTACCGATGCCCTGTTAAAGGTGGAGCAGACGGCCCGCAATGAAGCCATTGCCAACGAGTCCCTGGCACGGAGAGACGGGGACGCCGCGACGCTGAAATCAGCAAACGACTATACCAACTGGCGGGTTGATACCCTGAATATCGACACCGCTGACACGCTGCGCCAATCGCAGACCTACACCGATACGCGGGCCAATGAAGCCAGGTATTACACCGACAACAAGTTCAGCCAGCTAAACACGCGTATCGAGCGGGCGGAGAAGCGACTGCACGCCGGGATTGCGGGTGTAGCGGCGATAGCCTCGATCCCCTATGTGGCCAGCAACCGCTTTTCCTACGGCGTCGCGGTAGGAAATTACCAGTCCGCTAATGCCCTCGCAGGGGGTATCCAGTACAAAACTTCACCCAACACGACTATCCGCCTCAATGTGTCATTGGACTCATCACACAACGCCGCTCTGGCAGTCGGTGTCGGCGGTGGATGGTAG
- a CDS encoding leucine-rich repeat domain-containing protein, protein MFDLISHLTEKGIQHTVSDNGHITVGGYLDLRGTPIPALPDGLTVGGWLDLSDTGITTLPDNLSVGGWLDLRGTPIPALPDGLTVGGWLNLSDTGITTLPDNLSVGGELDLSGTRITALPDNLSVGDSLDLRGTPIPALPDGLTVGGWLNLSDTGITTLPDNLSVGGELDLSGTRITALPDNLSVGDSLDLSGTRITALPDNLSVCGSLDLSDTSITALPEGLTVGGDLYLGGTGITVLPDNLSVGGWLDLRDTPITTLPEKFTCRSLYLDPERISNIAYRKGCGRSGRTVFAAWTGKEIRIAAGCFFDTLDAFERAVDVKYTGKAADDYRQAARECVAELTEKLGK, encoded by the coding sequence ATGTTTGATTTGATTAGTCACCTTACTGAGAAAGGCATCCAGCATACCGTATCAGACAACGGGCATATCACTGTGGGCGGCTACCTCGACCTGCGCGGCACCCCCATCCCCGCACTGCCGGATGGCCTGACTGTGGGCGGCTGGCTCGACCTGAGCGACACCGGTATCACTACACTGCCGGACAATCTGAGCGTCGGTGGCTGGCTCGACCTGCGCGGCACCCCCATCCCCGCACTGCCGGATGGCCTGACTGTGGGCGGCTGGCTCAACCTGAGCGACACCGGTATCACTACACTACCGGACAATCTGAGCGTCGGCGGCGAACTCGACCTGAGCGGCACCCGCATCACCGCGCTGCCGGACAATCTGAGCGTCGGTGACTCGCTCGACCTGCGCGGCACCCCCATCCCCGCACTGCCGGATGGCCTGACTGTGGGCGGCTGGCTCAACCTGAGCGACACCGGTATCACTACACTACCGGACAATCTGAGCGTCGGCGGCGAACTCGACCTGAGCGGCACCCGCATCACCGCGCTGCCGGACAATCTGAGCGTCGGTGACTCGCTCGACCTGAGCGGCACCCGCATCACCGCGCTGCCGGACAATCTGAGCGTCTGTGGCTCGCTCGACCTGAGCGACACCAGCATCACCGCGCTACCGGAAGGACTAACTGTGGGCGGCGACCTCTACCTGGGCGGCACCGGTATCACTGTGCTGCCGGACAATCTGAGCGTCGGTGGCTGGCTCGACCTGCGCGACACCCCCATCACCACACTACCGGAAAAGTTTACCTGCCGGTCGCTCTATCTCGACCCAGAGCGTATAAGCAACATCGCATATCGCAAAGGGTGTGGACGCTCAGGCCGCACCGTCTTTGCAGCGTGGACAGGCAAAGAGATCCGCATCGCTGCTGGCTGCTTTTTCGACACCCTTGATGCTTTTGAGCGGGCTGTAGACGTCAAGTATACCGGCAAGGCCGCAGACGACTATAGGCAGGCGGCGCGGGAATGTGTGGCCGAACTGACCGAAAAGCTCGGTAAATGA